One stretch of Variovorax sp. 54 DNA includes these proteins:
- the folC gene encoding bifunctional tetrahydrofolate synthase/dihydrofolate synthase, giving the protein MPASMETLNDWLARAEHLHPDKIELGLDRAKEMAQRLGLRFDCPVITVAGTNGKGSTCAMLESILTHAGYRTAVFTSPHLVRFEERLRLKGEAVDASKLIASFDVVEKARGDMALTYFEFTTLGILHCMIQEKPDVAILEVGLGGRLDAVNIIDADCAVITSIDLDHMEYLGPDRESIGFEKAGILRAGKPAIVSDPMPPQSVIDHANAIGADLWRFGHDFNVSGDKQQWGWSGRGRRYSGLAYPALRGANQLINAAGVLAALEALRPQLPITAQAVRNGLAMVELPGRFQIVPGEPTLVLDVAHNAHAVAALAENLDAMGFSPTTHGVFGVMADKDLAPILARIGPLIDRWYFTDLPTPRAAKAADLLAAWQAQNTRADASGSVHASPMDALRAAIEQAGATDRIVVFGSFFTVGGVLENGTPRLQAKHLLPGG; this is encoded by the coding sequence ATGCCGGCCTCCATGGAAACCCTGAACGACTGGCTCGCGCGCGCCGAGCACCTTCATCCCGACAAGATCGAGCTCGGGCTCGATCGCGCCAAAGAAATGGCGCAGCGTCTGGGCCTGCGTTTCGACTGCCCCGTCATCACGGTGGCGGGCACCAATGGCAAGGGCTCGACCTGCGCCATGCTCGAGTCGATCCTCACGCACGCCGGCTACCGCACCGCCGTGTTCACGTCGCCGCACCTGGTGCGCTTCGAAGAGCGGCTGCGGCTCAAGGGCGAAGCAGTCGATGCTTCCAAACTGATAGCAAGCTTCGACGTGGTGGAGAAGGCCCGTGGCGACATGGCCCTGACCTACTTCGAGTTCACCACGCTCGGCATCCTGCATTGCATGATCCAGGAGAAGCCCGACGTGGCGATCCTCGAGGTCGGCCTTGGCGGCCGCCTCGACGCGGTGAACATCATCGACGCCGACTGCGCGGTCATCACCAGCATCGACCTCGATCACATGGAGTACCTCGGCCCCGACCGCGAAAGCATCGGCTTCGAGAAGGCCGGCATCCTGCGCGCCGGCAAGCCGGCCATCGTGAGCGACCCGATGCCGCCGCAAAGCGTGATCGACCACGCGAACGCCATCGGCGCCGACCTGTGGCGCTTCGGGCACGACTTCAACGTCTCGGGCGACAAGCAGCAGTGGGGCTGGTCGGGCCGCGGACGGCGCTACAGCGGGCTGGCCTATCCGGCGCTGCGCGGCGCCAACCAGTTGATCAATGCGGCGGGCGTGCTCGCGGCGCTCGAAGCGCTGCGGCCCCAGCTGCCGATCACGGCGCAGGCGGTGCGCAACGGGCTCGCCATGGTCGAGCTGCCGGGCCGCTTCCAGATCGTGCCCGGCGAGCCCACGCTGGTGCTCGACGTGGCGCACAACGCGCACGCCGTCGCGGCGCTGGCCGAGAACCTCGACGCCATGGGTTTTTCGCCCACCACGCACGGCGTGTTCGGCGTCATGGCCGACAAGGACCTCGCGCCCATCCTCGCGCGCATCGGGCCGCTGATCGACCGCTGGTACTTCACCGACCTGCCCACGCCGCGGGCCGCCAAGGCGGCCGATCTGCTGGCCGCGTGGCAGGCCCAGAACACGCGCGCCGACGCCTCGGGCAGCGTGCACGCAAGCCCGATGGACGCCCTGCGCGCGGCCATCGAGCAGGCAGGTGCCACTGATAGAATCGTGGTCTTCGGATCGTTCTTCACCGTGGGTGGCGTCCTCGAAAACGGCACCCCCCGGCTGCAAGCCAAACACCTGCTGCCAGGCGGCTGA
- a CDS encoding ArsC family reductase has protein sequence MTTLYGIPNCDTVKRARAWLDDHGVAYAFHDFKKQGVPEAELDRWLKAPGWEALVNRRGTTWRKLDEATRDAVVDAASARPVLLANPSLIKRPVVDWGPKTGVTTGFDADSWAVNAV, from the coding sequence ATGACAACCCTATACGGCATCCCGAACTGCGACACCGTCAAGCGCGCCCGCGCCTGGCTCGACGACCATGGCGTGGCCTACGCCTTCCACGATTTCAAGAAACAGGGCGTGCCCGAAGCCGAACTCGACCGCTGGCTCAAGGCGCCCGGCTGGGAGGCGCTGGTGAACCGCAGGGGCACCACCTGGCGCAAGCTCGACGAGGCCACCCGCGACGCCGTGGTCGACGCCGCTTCGGCCCGCCCCGTGCTGCTGGCCAACCCGAGCCTGATCAAGCGGCCGGTGGTCGACTGGGGCCCGAAGACGGGCGTAACGACCGGTTTCGATGCCGATAGCTGGGCTGTGAACGCCGTGTAA